CAACATTCGAAgcactacgcccgatgagggacttgaaccctcgacctcaggattttttttttttttttttttgtaaaatcctCTTTTATTATCAGTTAATTTTCATGGCACTCTAACAtttatcaaaacaaaagaaaacaaagatacAAATAATTATTTTCCTTGGATGCAGACGATTAAAGgggaagaaaagcaaaaatttgacaatGTAGGTCCCGTTAATTGGTCgactaacaaaaacaaacaaatgcgaacaAATATTGAGGTAGATtaatacaagaaaaacaaaaaaccaaaggTAAACAAAAGCAATTGTCTAGcagacacaaaaaaacaaaaataaacaaaggatTTACAAATAGAGGCAGGGAAATATATACAAAAGCAatataaaagaacaaaacggAACTAAAAGGGAAGACTAAATGGAAAGGAGTGGACTGGGAGGAAAAAGTGCTTTCcataagctctctacttcttcttggcGAGGGATACGATGGGTATTTCTTGCTTTCCAGGTGATGAAGATGTATgcagccagaagagtaaaTGTTTGCCGGAGATTACCTATTGGCCCAAAATGGCCACGAATGAGATCTTCTTTGGAAGACTTGCAGCCCATTTGACGTATggttccttccaaccagctccaaacgatgtGGCGTTCAGGACATTGGAATgtcagatgctcatcggtttctgGGTGCTGATGGCAGATTGGACATGTTGCATCTTTGGAAGGATctaaccgatggcatctggtcctggtagggagaagtcgctggttgaaAAGGAACATGGTTTCTCTGATGTTGCTTggcagggctgcagtctccttccagatacgtGGCCAATCCAGGTTAGGCCTTAGGATCTCCAGCTTCCCCAAAGTGGTCacctccaggatccaatggttgTATGTTTTCCTGTGCACCATTGGACTCCCCTGCACCAGGATCGAAGAGGCAAATAGTTGTTTTATTTGgtgcaggggttcctgaaggtaagtGGGCCTCTTCATAACTGCAACGGGTACGGTGTTGTTCTTGTAGAGAGGTAGTACGGTTCGaagaggaaaggacatccaataacgaagtagagagctttctggacTATTGGGGCCTGTCAGGACTTTATACATAGgacacaagaaaagggaacggtaaaaaagatgtgtgttgaccattcccagtcccCCTTGACTAACAGGACGATAAACTACAGTTTTGTTCGGCCTTTCAACTTTTCCaatccatagaaatttcatgataGCCTTTAAAATCTGGTCAGccatattttgtttacatggtAATACTTGTGCAATAAacacagttccggagagagccttcgacttcAGGAAAATAACCCTCTGGTATAGATTGAAACGTCGAcaggcattctctcgcagaataccatttagaGAGCCGAAAgcatcattccaaaccctaTCAGCT
The DNA window shown above is from Daphnia magna isolate NIES linkage group LG9, ASM2063170v1.1, whole genome shotgun sequence and carries:
- the LOC116922290 gene encoding uncharacterized protein LOC116922290, whose protein sequence is MADQILKAIMKFLWIGKVERPNKTVVYRPVSQGGLGMVNTHLFYRSLFLCPMYKVLTGPNSPESSLLRYWMSFPLRTVLPLYKNNTVPVAVMKRPTYLQEPLHQIKQLFASSILVQGSPMVHRKTYNHWILEVTTLGKLEILRPNLDWPRIWKETAALPSNIRETMFLFNQRLLPTRTRCHRLDPSKDATCPICHQHPETDEHLTFQCPERHIVWSWLEGTIRQMGCKSSKEDLIRGHFGPIGNLRQTFTLLAAYIFITWKARNTHRIPRQEEVESLWKALFPPSPLLSI